In a single window of the Debaryomyces hansenii CBS767 chromosome A complete sequence genome:
- a CDS encoding DEHA2A07326p (similar to uniprot|Q04952 Saccharomyces cerevisiae YMR306w FKS3 or uniprot|P38631 Saccharomyces cerevisiae YLR342W FKS1 Catalytic subunit of 1 3-beta -D-glucan synthase or uniprot|P40989 Saccharomyces cerevisiae YGR032W GSC2 Catalytic subunit of 1 3-beta -glucan synthase) has product MHSQTSADAYREFSIYQSMGSGIYDALEGETEMNGVENGGMIEEVDGEEDNGIVSEVSDIEGSTYCNGIKEEATPYPSWCIQNGAPINKDEIWQIFLTLGNMFGFQSDSQSNIYDLFMTSLDSRSSRMSCKLALLSLHADYIGGEHSNYKKWYFAAHFELDENVKVNEKQWRWFKDFAKFKSKSNTPYNLNDIQDTSCLLAMEYNWRLRMKNYTDEDYIYQIALYLLIWGEANNLRFMPECICFIYKCAFDYFESAELDTKANEFEFLDTVVTPIYSYIRNQQYELVNNVWKKSEKDHSDIIGYDDVNQFFWYRGNLEKIMLLDKSLLYEYPRNQRYTKFKSIKWKKLFYKTYSERRTWLHLFTNFSRVWVIHVTMFWYYTCFNSPTIYTKNYVQLLDNKPAPQVQWSAVALGGTVACLLTILATLIEWLFVPRKWPGAQHLFFKLVLLVLITIINAGPSVYIFLFLPIDKYSKIGHIVGIIQFVISIITFLYFAIESPNRLFNFFLKKNSNIIKTEIFTSSFPKLHLRNQIYSYLLWVCVFLAKFSESYFFLTLSLRDPIRVLSIMEMTRCKGDIFLGNLLCKQQARFTLILLYVTDLVLFFLDTYLWYIICNCIFSIGLSFSLGISIFTPWRNIFSRLPERIFSKIIYLNGTSKIDSALLISQIWNSIVLSMYREHLLSIDQVNKLVYQQINVSNEESMDKTYLRSPLFFILQDDNSLNLHDFFTASKEAERRISFFAQSLSSPLPEPFPILAIPAFTVLIPHYSEKIILSLREIIKEDKHSKVSLLEYLKSLHSTDWELFVEDTKILSLVSSQPLDLGEADFPSEQSLNHKHESDLVNNQISDLPYYCVGFKDSSPEYTLRTRIWSSLRCQTLFRTISGFMNYEKAIKLLYKLENYDLDSNSYFDVDTELNEFVQRKFKLLISMQRFQKFHENELNDAELLFGIYPQIQISYLEEEVNGDQTTYYSTLLNVSEKDSYGNYKKKYRVKLSGNPILGDGKSDNQNNCIIFYRGEYIQVIDANQDNYLEECLKIKSVLAEFEEIDMDPSSEYVPGIFSENLKDPVAILGAREYIFSENIGVLGDIAAGKEQTFGTLFARTLAEIGGKLHYGHPDFLNGIFMTTRGGVSKAQKGLHLNEDIYAGMTAVCRGGRIKHCDYYQCGKGRDLGFGTILNFTTKIGAGMGEQILSREYYYLGTQLPIDRFLSFYYAHAGFHINNLFIMLSVHLFMLVLVNLGSLKHESVVCMYDSNIPFTDLQVPLGCYNLQPVLNWVSRFVLSVFICFFISFIPLIFQELIEKGFIKAIYRIFHHFVSLAPFFEVFVCQIYAKSLKDNITFGGAKYVATGRGFATSRISFNTLYSRYASTSIYSGSTVFLIVIFASLSMWQPSLLWFCITFVSMCLAPFIFNPHQFSWGDFFIDYREFLRWLSRGNSSWHRNSWIGFIRSHRAKYTGYKKNALGEVGQRINDASRRPSRWNSFIDQIVIPLICIVCYLVPYMFINAQNGVSNPSRVNPLFRIIILCFIPIIFSILITLLLFVFSCTLGPILSCCCTRVPSFIASFAHLMSVLINLVNFEVFLYLEGLNFTRTLCGFICMIAIQKTILQFTMSICLSRELKDDYSNRAWWSGKWITSGLGWLVITQPLREFIVKICEMNLYAYDFILAHCLLFVMGPVLLIPFIDKWHSSMLFWFKPTKQFREPILSKRQRRKRKLKILKYSFLFFTLMLCFIALILAPVLAESYIPNFRRQLPSFIAEIIQPNHQNNNDTGDNAPRTVLRAKPNQ; this is encoded by the coding sequence ACACTCGAACTATAAGAAGTGGTATTTTGCAGCGCATTTTGAGTTGGATGAAAATGTTAAAGTGAATGAAAAGCAATGGAGATGGTTTAAggattttgcaaaattcaAGTCAAAACTGAATACCCCTTATAACCTCAATGACATACAAGACACAAGTTGCTTATTGGCTATGGAGTACAACTGGCGGCTTAggatgaaaaattataccGATGAAGACTATATCTATCAGATTGCCTTATATCTACTCATATGGGGGGAAGCAAATAACTTACGGTTTATGCCCGAATGTATTTGTTTTATCTACAAGTGTGCctttgattattttgaatcagCGGAATTGGACACCAAGGCCAACGagtttgaatttcttgatacTGTTGTTACTCCCATTTATTCATACATAAGAAATCAACAGTATGAACTAGTGAACAATGTGTGGAAAAAATCAGAAAAGGATCACAGTGATATTATAGGATATGATGACGTGAATCAGTTCTTTTGGTACCGAGGTAATCTCGAAAAGATAATGCTATTGGACAAATCTTTGTTATACGAGTACCCCCGAAACCAAAGATATACCAAGTTTAAATCTATCAAATGGAAGAAATTGTTTTACAAAACATACAGTGAACGCAGAACTTGGCTCCATTTGTTCACAAATTTTAGCAGAGTGTGGGTCATCCATGTCACCATGTTTTGGTACTATACATGCTTTAATTCTCCAACAATCTACACCAAGAATTATGTTCAACTTCTCGATAACAAACCAGCTCCCCAAGTTCAATGGTCGGCAGTAGCTTTAGGTGGGACAGTTGCTTGTTTACTTACTATATTGGCAACCTTGATCGAGTGGTTGTTTGTTCCTAGGAAATGGCCTGGGGCTCAACACTTGTTTTTCAAGTTAGTGCTCCTTGTTTTAATAACTATCATCAATGCAGGTCCCTCAGTTTACATCTTCTTGTTTCTACcgattgataaatattcaaaaatagGTCATATTGTTGGGATAATACAGTTTGTTATATCTATTATCACGTTTCtttattttgcaattgagTCCCCCAATAGgcttttcaatttctttttaaagaaaaactcaaatattatcaagaCCGAAATTTTCACATCATCATTTCCTAAATTACATTTGAGGAATCAGATCTATTCTTATCTACTATGGGTTTGTGTATTCcttgcaaaattttcagaatcATACTTCTTTCTTACATTATCTTTGAGAGACCCAATTCGGGTTCTTTCTATAATGGAAATGACAAGATGCAAAGGAGACATTTTTCTTGGTAATTTACTTTGCAAACAACAAGCTAGGTTCACCTTAATATTGCTATATGTCACAGACTTGGTTTTGTTTTTCCTAGATACGTATCTATGGTACATCATTTGCAATTGCATATTTTCAATCGGactttcattttcattggGTATTTCAATCTTCACGCCATGGAGGAATATCTTTTCAAGATTACCTGAAAGAATCTTTAGCAagattatatatttaaatggAACTTCGAAAATTGATTCTGCATTATTAATCTCACAAATCTGGAATAGTATTGTTCTTTCAATGTATCGAGAACATTTGCTTTCTATTGATcaagttaataaattagtttatcaacaaattaatgTATCAAATGAGGAAAGTATGGACAAGACATATCTAAGGTCTCCTTTGTTCTTTATATTGCAGgatgataattcattaaatttacATGATTTTTTCACTGCTAGTAAAGAAGCTGAAAGGAGAATTTCATTCTTCGCCCAATCTTTATCTAGTCCATTACCAGAACCGTTTCCTATTTTAGCAATTCCAGCATTTACAGTTTTAATTCCTCATTATTCTGAGAAAATTATCCTAAGCTTGAGGGAAATcattaaagaagataagCATTCAAAAGTTTCGTTgcttgaatatttgaaactGTTGCATTCGACTGATTGggaattatttgttgaagaCACGAAAATCCTATCTTTAGTTTCTTCGCAGCCATTGGATTTAGGCGAAGCAGATTTTCCAAGCGAACAACTGCTAAATCATAAACATGAATCAGATCTTGtgaataatcaaattagCGACTTGCCATATTATTGTGTTGGATTTAAGGACTCTTCTCCTGAATATACATTAAGAACAAGAATATGGTCGTCATTAAGATGTCAAACCTTATTTAGAACCATATCTGGTTTCATGAATTACGAAAAGGCTATCAAGCTATTATACaaacttgaaaattacGATTTGGATTCAAATAGTTATTTTGATGTTGATACAGAACTTAATGAATTTGTGCAAAGAAAGTTCAAGTTGTTAATTTCGATGCAAAGGTTTCAAAAGTTTCATGAAAATGAACTTAATGATGCTGAGTTATTATTTGGTATCTATcctcaaattcaaatctcttatttggaagaagaagttaaCGGCGACCAGACAACTTATTACTCAACATTACTTAATGTATCTGAAAAGGATTCTTATGGCAACtataaaaagaaataccGAGTTAAACTATCGGGAAATCCAATATTAGGCGATGGGAAGTCTGACAACCAAAATAACTGTATCATTTTTTATCGAGGTGAATATATCCAAGTCATCGATGCAAACCAAGATAATTATCTTGAAGAATGCCTTAAAATTAAGTCAGTATTAgctgaatttgaagaaatagacATGGATCCTTCGTCTGAATATGTTCCAGGAATCTTTCTGGAAAATCTCAAAGATCCAGTAGCAATTTTGGGTGCTAgggaatatatattttcagAAAATATAGGAGTGCTAGGCGATATTGCAGCTGGGAAGGAGCAAACATTTGGTACATTATTTGCTCGTACTTTAGCTGAAATCGGTGGGAAATTGCATTACGGGCACCCTGACTTTTTGAACGGGATATTCATGACAACTAGAGGTGGAGTCTCTAAAGCCCAAAAAGGGTTACATTTAAATGAGGATATATATGCTGGTATGACAGCTGTCTGTCGTGGAGGTAGAATTAAACATTGCGATTACTATCAATGTGGGAAAGGTCGAGATCTTGGTTTCGGTACTATATTGAACTTTACTACAAAAATAGGAGCTGGTATGGGGGAACAAATATTGTCTCGTGAATATTATTACCTAGGTACTCAGCTTCCAATTGATAGATTCTTGTCTTTCTATTATGCCCACGCTGGATTTCATATTAACAATCTTTTCATTATGTTATCGGTACACTTGTTTATGTTGGTTTTAGTTAACCTTGGATCTTTAAAACATGAATCAGTGGTTTGTATGTACGATCTGAATATTCCATTTACTGATTTACAGGTGCCGTTGGGATGTTATAATTTGCAACCCGTTTTAAATTGGGTATCGAGATTTGTTCTTTCTGTATTCATCTGctttttcatttcatttataccgttaatttttcaggaattgattgaaaaaggGTTTATTAAAGCAATTTatagaatatttcatcattttgtTTCGTTGGCACcattttttgaagtttttgTGTGTCAGATTTATGCAAAGTCGTTGAAAGACAATATAACATTTGGAGGGGCTAAATATGTTGCTACTGGGAGAGGTTTTGCTACTTCTCGAATATCGTTTAATACATTATACAGTAGATATGCTTCAACATCAATTTATTCAGGATCAACGGTATTTTTGATTGTTATATTTGCATCCTTATCCATGTGGCAACCTTCGTTGCTATGGTTTTGCATAACTTTTGTTTCTATGTGCCTTGCACCTTTTATCTTTAATCCTCATCAATTTTCCTGGGGtgattttttcattgattaCAGAGAATTTTTAAGATGGCTTTCAAGGGGTAACTCTAGCTGGCATAGAAATTCATGGATTGGTTTTATAAGGTCTCATAGAGCCAAATATACAGGttataaaaaaaatgcTCTAGGAGAAGTTGGCCAAAGAATAAACGATGCATCAAGAAGGCCTTCAAGATGGAATAGTTTCATTGACCAAATTGTCATACCATTAATTTGCATTGTTTGCTACTTGGTTCCTTATATGTTCATTAACGCGCAAAATGGTGTTTCCAACCCTAGTCGGGTGAACCCATTATTCAGGATCATTATACTATGCTTTATTCCAATAATCTTTAGtattttgataactttACTTTTGTTTGTTTTTTCGTGCACTTTGGGACCTATTCTATCATGCTGCTGTACAAGGGTGCCAAGCTTCATCGCTAGCTTTGCTCATTTGATGTCGGTGTTAATAAACCTagttaattttgaagtattCTTGTATCTAGAAGGGCTAAATTTTACGAGAACTTTATGTGGGTTTATTTGTATGATTGCAATTCAAAAGACAATATTACAATTCACAATGTCAATTTGTCTATCCCGTGAATTAAAAGATGATTATAGTAACCGGGCGTGGTGGTCAGGGAAATGGATAACTAGTGGATTAGGTTGGCTTGTCATAACTCAACCCTTACGTGAGTTTATTGTTAAAATATGTGAAATGAATCTATATGCCTACGATTTTATTTTAGCACATTGTCTCCTATTTGTCATGGGCCCCGTATTATTAATTCCTTTTATAGATAAATGGCATTCAAGTATGCTATTCTGGTTCAAACCTACAAAGCAATTCAGAGAACCTATCCTATCCAAAAGGCAACGAAGGAAACGAAAGctaaaaattttaaaatatagCTTCCTATTCTTCACATTAATGCTTTGTTTTATTGCATTGATCTTGGCGCCAGTCCTCGCCGAAAGCTATATACCCAACTTTAGAAGACAACTACCTTCATTTATTGCAGAGATTATTCAGCCCAAccatcaaaataataatgatactGGCGATAACGCTCCTAGAACTGTCCTAAGAGCCAAACCAAATCAATGA